A genomic region of Nitrosomonas ureae contains the following coding sequences:
- the nadA gene encoding quinolinate synthase NadA, which translates to MTMPKKVFEFEQYDQLQDEICAQRIIAAKKNLGQRVVILAHHYQRADVYRHADLTGDSLKLSFLAAQTDADYLVFCGVHFMAEVADILSSPEQIAILPDLAAGCSMADMANLSNVERAWREISEIMNPDETITPVTYINSSADLKAFCGEHNGIVCTSSNASKVLQWSFKQREKVLFFPDQHLGRWSGHQLGIPLEEMFVWNFDEPMGGLTPEQINKAKIFLWKGHCSVHQMFQPQHIIRFRNQYPDGIVISHPECNYEVCKASDYVGSTEYIIKTIAAAKSGTRWLVGTELNLVSRITEEFKSQGKIVQFMSPMVCMCSTMARIDPQHLAWTLENLVNGNIVNQIKVPLEEAKQARLALDRMLKIS; encoded by the coding sequence ATGACAATGCCCAAAAAAGTTTTTGAATTTGAGCAATATGATCAATTACAGGATGAAATATGTGCACAGCGCATTATCGCAGCCAAAAAGAATCTGGGGCAGCGTGTCGTGATCCTGGCTCACCACTATCAGCGTGCGGATGTATACCGGCATGCGGATCTGACGGGCGACTCCTTAAAACTTTCTTTTCTGGCCGCTCAGACCGATGCTGATTATCTAGTATTTTGCGGAGTTCATTTTATGGCTGAAGTTGCGGATATACTGTCTAGCCCAGAACAAATCGCAATTTTACCCGACTTGGCGGCCGGCTGCTCAATGGCAGATATGGCCAATCTCTCGAATGTCGAGCGGGCATGGCGGGAAATCTCGGAAATCATGAATCCTGATGAAACGATTACCCCCGTCACCTATATCAATTCTTCCGCCGATCTAAAAGCCTTTTGCGGTGAACACAATGGTATCGTTTGCACATCCAGCAACGCCAGTAAAGTATTGCAATGGTCTTTCAAACAGCGAGAAAAGGTGCTGTTCTTTCCTGATCAGCATCTGGGTCGCTGGAGTGGACACCAGCTAGGCATTCCGTTAGAAGAAATGTTCGTGTGGAATTTTGATGAACCTATGGGGGGATTAACACCAGAACAAATTAATAAAGCAAAGATTTTTTTGTGGAAGGGCCATTGTTCCGTTCATCAGATGTTTCAACCACAGCATATTATCCGTTTTCGTAATCAATACCCCGACGGCATTGTCATTTCGCATCCGGAATGTAATTATGAAGTTTGCAAAGCTTCGGATTATGTCGGCTCAACCGAGTATATTATTAAAACCATCGCTGCAGCAAAAAGTGGAACGCGCTGGCTGGTTGGTACCGAATTAAATCTGGTCAGCCGGATTACAGAAGAATTCAAATCCCAAGGTAAAATCGTTCAATTTATGTCACCCATGGTGTGTATGTGCTCAACCATGGCACGTATTGATCCGCAACATCTGGCCTGGACGTTGGAGAATCTGGTCAATGGCAATATCGTGAATCAAATCAAAGTACCTTTGGAAGAAGCAAAGCAAGCAAGATTAGCATTGGATAGAATGTTGAAGATTTCATAA
- the clsB gene encoding cardiolipin synthase ClsB: MKDIDFVEGNLITLVHNGEEYFPELEAAIEKAQFEIHIETYILEYDTVGKKIIAALKYAAQRGVSVHLLFDGFGSQNFPTAEISLMLQAGIKVLIFRPEFIFSMPRRYRLRRMHRKLTLIDAQIAYIGGINIIDDQDNPEKLTPRFDYAVVVKGPLLIQIHKAVKHLWMLVAWVHFKKRWITPNTIKPANNSCGNQKAAFVIRDNWHHRHDIEHAYLEGINQAKNEIIIANAYFLPGKKFSNALKNAAQRGVNVELLLQGRIEYPLQHHATQALYENLLQAGIKIYEYNRSYLHAKVAVIDQYWSTVGSSNIDPFSLLLAREANVFIADHRFANELRTSLKTAISQESTLVASTDKNFFSKWNYAINWLCFYIVRLLQGMLGYDRHDSKL; encoded by the coding sequence ATGAAAGATATTGATTTTGTTGAAGGCAACCTTATTACTCTTGTGCATAATGGTGAGGAATATTTTCCTGAACTAGAAGCCGCAATAGAAAAGGCGCAATTTGAAATACATATTGAAACATATATTTTGGAATACGATACCGTTGGCAAAAAGATCATCGCCGCCTTAAAATACGCGGCACAACGTGGCGTATCCGTGCATCTGTTATTCGATGGATTTGGCTCACAAAATTTCCCCACGGCAGAAATAAGCCTTATGCTGCAAGCCGGTATTAAAGTACTCATATTCCGCCCAGAATTTATATTCTCAATGCCACGTCGTTACCGTCTGCGCCGAATGCACCGCAAATTGACACTTATCGACGCCCAAATCGCTTATATCGGCGGGATAAACATCATAGATGATCAGGACAATCCCGAGAAACTAACACCACGCTTCGATTATGCTGTTGTTGTTAAAGGCCCGCTATTGATTCAGATCCATAAGGCTGTGAAGCATTTATGGATGTTAGTCGCATGGGTACACTTCAAAAAACGCTGGATCACTCCCAACACTATAAAACCGGCAAACAATTCTTGCGGAAATCAGAAAGCTGCTTTTGTTATCCGCGATAATTGGCACCATCGCCATGACATTGAACACGCTTATCTGGAAGGCATTAATCAAGCAAAGAATGAAATTATTATTGCCAACGCTTATTTCCTGCCTGGAAAAAAATTCAGTAATGCGTTGAAAAATGCTGCTCAACGAGGTGTCAATGTCGAACTTTTACTGCAAGGTAGAATTGAATACCCTCTGCAACATCATGCCACTCAGGCGTTATATGAGAATCTATTGCAAGCCGGCATAAAAATTTATGAATATAATCGCAGCTATTTACACGCCAAAGTAGCCGTTATTGATCAATATTGGTCAACAGTGGGTTCATCCAATATTGATCCATTTAGTTTACTTCTTGCACGCGAGGCCAATGTTTTCATTGCAGATCATCGGTTTGCCAATGAACTGAGAACCAGCCTAAAAACCGCAATTTCACAAGAATCCACCCTAGTCGCATCAACCGACAAAAACTTTTTTTCCAAATGGAATTATGCAATAAATTGGTTATGTTTCTATATCGTACGCTTGTTGCAAGGTATGCTAGGTTATGATCGGCATGACAGTAAACTATAA
- a CDS encoding L-threonylcarbamoyladenylate synthase, with protein MKPTQYAFTQSDLSSVQRDQITAAAQILRTGGTVAFPTETVYGLGADVTNPIAIDKIYKIKQRPTHHPLIVHIGNISHLHYWTKAIPDSAWKLAHHFWPGPLTLILPRSNRIPDNVTGGQDTVGIRFPAHSVALTLLHALGPEKALAAPSANRFGRISPTLAAHVHHELGSTVDMILDGGACDVGLESTIVSFHDEIPQILRPGSITLSELEAALNSPVILAHHINNQLIQTSGSLPAHYAPTTPLRVYSDTQIWQHAFILAEKNLRVLVITWSNIDKPKFSNQLIEQFSMPEDPVAYGQQLYAKLRQFDQAEFDYMLIESPPDHPNWLAIADRLQRASYHLPDNN; from the coding sequence ATGAAACCTACACAGTACGCATTCACACAATCCGACTTATCTTCAGTACAACGGGATCAAATTACTGCAGCCGCTCAAATTTTGCGCACTGGGGGTACAGTAGCTTTTCCGACTGAAACTGTATATGGACTTGGCGCCGACGTGACGAATCCAATCGCCATAGACAAGATTTACAAAATAAAGCAACGTCCTACCCATCATCCGCTAATCGTTCATATTGGCAATATTTCCCATCTGCACTATTGGACAAAAGCTATACCGGACTCAGCATGGAAATTAGCTCATCACTTCTGGCCCGGACCTTTAACATTAATTCTACCACGCAGCAATCGGATTCCTGATAATGTGACTGGCGGGCAAGACACCGTTGGGATCAGATTCCCAGCGCATTCCGTAGCATTGACTTTACTACATGCTTTAGGACCGGAAAAGGCCTTGGCTGCACCGTCTGCTAACCGGTTCGGACGCATCAGTCCAACCTTGGCAGCGCATGTGCATCACGAATTAGGCAGCACTGTTGATATGATTCTCGATGGCGGAGCCTGTGATGTAGGCTTGGAAAGCACTATTGTCAGTTTTCACGATGAAATACCGCAAATACTGCGGCCTGGCAGTATTACGTTGTCAGAACTTGAAGCAGCCTTAAATAGCCCCGTTATTCTTGCACATCATATCAATAATCAGTTAATCCAGACTTCTGGATCATTACCGGCGCATTATGCCCCCACAACACCATTAAGGGTGTATTCGGATACACAAATATGGCAGCATGCTTTTATACTGGCTGAAAAAAATTTGCGCGTCCTGGTCATCACCTGGTCGAATATTGATAAACCAAAATTCTCAAATCAACTTATCGAGCAATTCTCCATGCCTGAAGACCCGGTCGCTTATGGTCAACAACTTTATGCAAAATTACGCCAGTTTGATCAAGCAGAATTTGATTATATGCTGATAGAATCACCTCCTGATCATCCCAACTGGTTAGCCATAGCGGATCGTCTGCAGCGTGCCAGTTACCATTTACCTGACAACAACTGA
- a CDS encoding HAD family hydrolase, whose protein sequence is MKNQKKLQAVLFDVDGTLADTEQDGHRIAFNAAFQQFNLDWNWDIDLYGKLLEITGGKERIRYFMENFAPTELNKNDLTNWIASLHKAKTKYFESLMEAGNIPLRPGVARLIQELRQKKIKFAIATTTTMENVTSLLKSTLGEESIDWFDVIGAGDIVPSKKPAPDIYHWVLNQLDLPAQQCIAIEDSENGLKSARAALLPTLITVSGYTNQQSFDGAVAVLSDLGEPSKPLTQIQGVTIIQGWVDYEILNNLINH, encoded by the coding sequence ATGAAAAATCAAAAAAAGTTGCAAGCCGTACTGTTTGACGTTGATGGCACGCTTGCCGATACCGAACAAGATGGTCATCGCATTGCTTTCAATGCCGCATTTCAACAATTTAATCTCGATTGGAATTGGGATATTGATCTTTATGGCAAGCTATTAGAAATTACTGGCGGAAAAGAACGAATTCGCTATTTCATGGAAAATTTTGCCCCTACCGAGCTCAACAAAAACGATCTGACGAATTGGATTGCCAGTCTGCACAAAGCTAAAACCAAATACTTTGAATCACTGATGGAGGCTGGCAATATTCCATTGCGCCCCGGTGTTGCACGATTAATTCAAGAATTACGGCAGAAAAAAATAAAATTTGCAATCGCAACCACAACAACTATGGAAAATGTCACTTCTCTGCTTAAATCCACATTAGGCGAAGAATCAATTGACTGGTTTGACGTGATTGGCGCCGGCGACATTGTTCCATCGAAAAAACCGGCACCCGATATATATCATTGGGTTCTCAATCAGCTTGATTTGCCCGCACAACAGTGTATCGCAATAGAAGACTCAGAAAATGGGCTGAAATCAGCACGAGCCGCACTTCTCCCGACGCTGATCACTGTAAGCGGCTACACCAACCAACAAAGCTTTGATGGGGCTGTTGCAGTTTTGTCTGATCTGGGTGAACCCTCAAAGCCATTGACTCAAATACAAGGCGTAACAATTATTCAAGGATGGGTAGATTATGAAATACTCAATAATTTAATTAATCATTGA
- the smbP gene encoding small metal-binding protein SmbP, with translation MESRQSRIIIVTMMSTLTFLFSSSEVTASNASRHTTEAIKHAETARIHGKSGHTKTLLEYAQESLTHAKAAENELTTSHQRITESIQHLEQAIALANQDDSEAATKHITQALEHMRLPISE, from the coding sequence ATGGAATCCAGGCAATCAAGAATCATTATCGTAACCATGATGAGCACATTAACGTTTCTTTTTAGCTCCTCAGAAGTCACCGCCTCAAATGCTAGCCGCCATACAACTGAAGCTATAAAACACGCTGAAACTGCACGCATACACGGTAAATCAGGACACACCAAAACCCTATTAGAATATGCACAGGAAAGTCTTACTCATGCAAAAGCTGCAGAAAATGAATTGACAACATCACATCAACGCATAACGGAGTCTATCCAACATTTGGAACAAGCAATCGCCCTGGCTAATCAGGATGATTCTGAAGCAGCGACAAAGCACATCACACAAGCTCTGGAGCATATGCGACTTCCGATTTCAGAATGA
- a CDS encoding peptidoglycan DD-metalloendopeptidase family protein: MTNVAMINTDSCNCIVKLFIFMTRKSESYTCNFYLLLIIYLFLLGCSTTQPPVPVVDRVKTDSAASARPIESNNLDHPQFYIVQQGDTLYGIALKNNVDYKKLVEWNEITDPNSIKPGQKISLSIPISDSQPILFALPQQPITTAIEPGVDSSDFATSAANNNVNAGRLKTSPKALKLPFSEQNVARLQYPENHTSPSAAQPLPVAPPVMANTKIETAPQPETSKSDIPTSHSIAEWIWPTTGKLLSSFSNNSKGVKISGQAGQPIFASAAGEVVYSGHGLRGYGNLIIIKHNNTFLSAYAHNSRLLVKEGEAVAKGQKIAEMGNTDTDMTQLHFEIRKHGKPVDPLEYLPNQS, from the coding sequence ATGACAAATGTTGCAATGATCAATACTGATAGTTGTAATTGTATCGTTAAGTTATTTATTTTTATGACAAGAAAATCAGAATCATATACCTGTAATTTTTATTTGCTGCTGATTATCTATCTTTTTTTATTGGGATGCAGCACGACACAACCGCCTGTGCCGGTGGTTGATCGTGTGAAAACCGATTCTGCAGCGTCAGCTAGGCCGATCGAGTCCAACAATCTGGATCATCCTCAGTTTTATATCGTGCAGCAAGGGGATACCCTATACGGAATTGCGCTTAAAAACAATGTTGATTACAAAAAATTGGTGGAATGGAATGAGATTACTGACCCAAATTCCATTAAGCCAGGGCAAAAAATTAGCTTGTCTATACCGATAAGTGATTCACAGCCTATATTGTTTGCATTACCCCAGCAACCGATAACTACAGCTATCGAACCGGGTGTAGATTCTTCCGATTTTGCAACTTCCGCAGCAAATAATAACGTTAATGCAGGTAGACTAAAAACGAGCCCAAAGGCCCTTAAATTGCCTTTCTCAGAACAAAATGTGGCGCGATTACAATATCCGGAAAATCATACCTCGCCATCTGCAGCGCAACCCCTCCCAGTTGCCCCTCCTGTGATGGCAAATACCAAAATTGAAACGGCTCCTCAACCCGAAACATCAAAATCGGATATACCAACGAGTCATTCGATTGCTGAATGGATCTGGCCTACAACAGGAAAATTACTATCCTCTTTTTCCAATAATTCGAAGGGTGTAAAGATATCAGGTCAAGCTGGGCAACCAATATTTGCATCGGCTGCAGGTGAAGTTGTCTACAGTGGGCATGGACTTCGTGGTTATGGGAATCTGATCATTATCAAGCATAACAATACATTTCTCAGTGCCTATGCACATAATAGCAGACTACTCGTTAAAGAAGGCGAGGCTGTAGCAAAAGGGCAGAAAATTGCGGAAATGGGAAATACTGATACCGATATGACCCAGTTGCATTTTGAGATACGTAAACATGGTAAACCGGTTGATCCATTGGAATATTTACCCAATCAGTCCTAA
- a CDS encoding protein-L-isoaspartate(D-aspartate) O-methyltransferase: MKVSHSGIGMTSQRTRMRMIERLRTQGIVDEVVLSAMSTIPRHIFVEEALASRAYEDVALPINYGQTISSPWIVARMSELLRVNKHLDKVLEIGTGCGYQTAVLAKIAQKVYSIERIGPLLTRTRIRLQELQIRNIYLKHADGLLGLSEAGPFDGIIMTAVTTHVPVSLLEQIVVGGRMIFPKGTQKQNLCVIERNSQGYNETVLEEVNFVPLLGGVVKK; encoded by the coding sequence GTGAAAGTGAGTCATTCTGGAATTGGTATGACCTCTCAGCGGACGCGTATGCGCATGATTGAGCGCTTACGTACACAAGGGATTGTTGATGAAGTGGTTTTATCAGCGATGAGTACAATTCCTCGTCATATTTTTGTTGAAGAAGCGCTTGCGAGTAGAGCTTATGAAGATGTTGCTTTGCCCATAAATTATGGACAAACTATATCAAGTCCATGGATTGTTGCACGAATGAGTGAATTATTACGTGTAAATAAACACTTAGATAAAGTACTGGAAATTGGAACTGGTTGTGGATATCAGACAGCTGTACTAGCAAAGATTGCACAGAAAGTTTATTCAATAGAACGCATAGGACCATTATTAACGCGAACTAGAATTCGATTGCAGGAATTACAAATTAGAAATATTTATTTAAAACATGCAGATGGCTTACTTGGACTTTCAGAGGCCGGACCGTTTGATGGTATTATCATGACAGCGGTGACTACACATGTTCCTGTTTCATTGTTGGAACAAATAGTCGTCGGTGGCAGAATGATTTTTCCCAAAGGAACTCAGAAGCAGAATTTGTGTGTTATTGAGCGCAATTCTCAAGGGTATAATGAGACTGTTCTTGAAGAGGTGAATTTTGTCCCCTTGCTCGGAGGGGTTGTAAAAAAATAG
- the surE gene encoding 5'/3'-nucleotidase SurE — translation MRILLSNDDGYFAPGLACLADFLSKMAEIIVVAPERDRSGSSNSLTLDRPLNLQKSHNGFYYVNGTPTDCVHLAVTGMLDVMPDMIISGINQGANMGDDTIYSGTVAAATEGFLLGIPSIAVSLVNASRGNYLTAACVAADMVSHFRENEIKSPVLLNINVPDIEYHQLKGIEVTRLGRRHKAEPVIKSQSPRGEVMYWVGAAGPAQDAGKGTDFYATQNDRVSVTPLQIDLTRYDQLDLIARWLDNQAPGMLR, via the coding sequence ATGCGCATATTGCTCAGTAATGATGATGGCTATTTTGCGCCCGGCCTTGCTTGTCTTGCCGATTTTCTTTCGAAAATGGCAGAAATCATAGTAGTTGCTCCTGAAAGAGATCGGAGTGGATCCAGTAATTCATTAACATTGGATCGCCCGCTCAACTTGCAGAAATCTCATAATGGTTTTTATTATGTCAATGGAACACCAACGGATTGTGTTCATTTGGCAGTCACAGGTATGCTTGATGTAATGCCGGATATGATTATATCCGGCATAAATCAAGGCGCTAACATGGGTGACGACACAATCTATTCTGGTACTGTTGCCGCCGCTACAGAAGGTTTTTTACTGGGCATCCCTTCAATAGCCGTTTCCTTGGTTAATGCGTCTCGTGGAAACTACTTGACGGCTGCATGTGTTGCAGCTGATATGGTAAGTCACTTCAGAGAAAATGAAATCAAGAGCCCGGTTCTGTTAAATATTAATGTGCCGGATATCGAGTATCACCAACTTAAGGGGATCGAAGTTACTCGACTGGGGCGACGCCATAAAGCTGAACCAGTGATCAAATCACAAAGCCCTCGTGGAGAAGTTATGTACTGGGTTGGCGCTGCAGGTCCTGCACAGGATGCGGGTAAAGGTACAGATTTTTATGCAACCCAGAATGATCGGGTCTCAGTAACTCCACTGCAGATTGATTTAACCCGATATGATCAATTGGATCTCATAGCAAGGTGGCTTGATAATCAGGCACCTGGTATGTTGAGGTGA
- a CDS encoding MerR family transcriptional regulator, whose translation MESKKTNNTLLPIPAKRYFTIGEVGILCDVKPHVLRYWEHEFLQLKPVKRRGNRRYYQRQEILLIRRIRELLYVQGFTINGARNQLEHITESNTSDKDNINLFFPKMDLGYIRCEINSIRSHLLS comes from the coding sequence ATGGAAAGTAAAAAAACAAATAACACATTGTTGCCAATCCCTGCTAAGCGCTATTTTACAATTGGGGAGGTAGGGATACTGTGTGATGTCAAACCGCATGTGTTGCGCTATTGGGAACACGAATTTTTACAATTAAAACCAGTTAAACGTCGTGGAAATCGTCGTTATTACCAACGCCAAGAAATTTTATTGATACGGCGCATTAGAGAGTTACTGTACGTGCAAGGCTTTACAATCAACGGTGCACGGAATCAATTGGAACATATTACAGAATCAAATACATCTGATAAAGACAATATTAATCTGTTTTTTCCAAAGATGGATTTAGGTTATATCCGGTGTGAGATTAATAGTATAAGGTCACATTTGCTTTCATGA
- a CDS encoding integration host factor subunit alpha — MALTKAELADLLFENVGLIKREAKDMVESFYEEVRTALQNGEGVKLSGFGNFQLRSKPQRPGRNPKTGEEIPITARRVVTFHASQKLKALVEKNYHGK, encoded by the coding sequence ATGGCATTAACAAAAGCTGAATTAGCTGATCTATTATTTGAGAATGTCGGACTAATTAAACGTGAAGCGAAAGACATGGTTGAGTCTTTCTATGAGGAAGTGCGTACTGCCTTACAAAATGGAGAAGGTGTTAAATTGTCCGGTTTTGGCAATTTTCAGCTGCGCTCGAAACCGCAACGTCCCGGTAGAAACCCAAAAACAGGTGAAGAAATTCCGATTACTGCACGTCGTGTAGTGACATTTCATGCTAGTCAGAAGTTAAAAGCCTTGGTCGAAAAAAATTATCATGGAAAGTAA
- the pheT gene encoding phenylalanine--tRNA ligase subunit beta produces the protein MKFSEIWLRSFVNPACSGDQLAHALTMAGIEVESIEPVASDFDNVIVAEVVSVERHPTADRLYVCNVKTGKSDNDLLQIVCGAPNVSAGVRVPCALIGANLPNLMIKKTKLRGIDSSGMLCSGKELGISEVADGLLLLPNDAPVGMDFRSYYQLEDRVFTLSLTPNRADCLSVQGVAREVSAITDTDIQLPFAIENVSDEIDDALNVYVTAPDACPLYCGRLLRNINLNVSTPLWLTQRLERSGIRSINPVVDITNYVMLEIGQPMHAFDLTKITGGSIQVRYAFSHEKIQLLNGDQVDLTPEMLLITDEHKPLALAGIMGGLESGVTYGTTDIFLESAFFNPTVISGKSFHLGFSSDSAYRFERGVDFATTRNALERASYLIHSICGGQTGTVIEIKNELPQRSSVDVRMERIKRILGIDLNREQIGNYFRRLGFKFSEKDKCFSVIPPTYRFDLMIEEDFVEELARIYGYDHIPTYYPYASMAMVPALETQHTTTEIKQTLINLDYQEVINYSFVDAGWEADLVDNHKPITLLNPISNQMNVMRSTLIGGLIANLQFNLNRKQVRVRLFEVGCCFLRENVSDCKQIEKISGLSYGDFSSEQWGIAARNVDFYDVKADVEVLCRGKSVEFKRFSHPALHPGKSAEIYFEDRIIGWIGELHPRWQTKYSLQKNTILFELNLHSLKPRPLPLIKEISKFPPVRRDIAIIVDNDISAYSLLSSMQAVKSTIISDISLFDIYRGNGMESNKKSLAFRVLLQDTEKTLTDEQVESTVTSLISILKNQFGAELRN, from the coding sequence ATGAAATTTTCTGAAATCTGGTTGCGAAGTTTTGTTAACCCTGCTTGCTCTGGTGATCAGCTTGCGCATGCACTCACGATGGCTGGGATTGAAGTTGAAAGTATAGAGCCCGTAGCGTCCGATTTTGATAATGTGATCGTGGCAGAAGTTGTTTCGGTTGAGAGGCATCCTACGGCAGATAGGCTATACGTTTGTAATGTTAAAACAGGAAAATCTGATAATGATCTATTGCAGATAGTCTGTGGTGCACCTAATGTAAGTGCAGGAGTAAGAGTACCCTGTGCATTGATCGGGGCAAATTTACCTAATCTTATGATTAAGAAGACGAAATTGCGAGGTATAGATTCTTCCGGAATGCTATGTTCAGGAAAAGAATTAGGTATTAGTGAAGTGGCGGATGGTTTGTTATTACTTCCTAATGATGCTCCGGTCGGTATGGATTTTCGCAGTTATTATCAACTGGAGGATAGAGTTTTTACATTGAGTTTGACTCCTAACCGAGCTGATTGCCTGAGCGTACAAGGTGTAGCCCGTGAGGTTTCAGCCATAACAGATACTGATATCCAGCTCCCGTTTGCGATAGAAAATGTTTCTGACGAAATTGATGATGCGCTTAATGTTTATGTGACTGCTCCCGATGCATGTCCGCTATATTGTGGCCGATTATTGCGGAATATTAATCTCAATGTGTCAACGCCACTATGGTTGACGCAGAGATTAGAACGTAGTGGTATACGATCAATTAATCCAGTCGTTGATATTACGAATTATGTGATGCTCGAAATAGGTCAGCCCATGCATGCCTTTGATCTGACTAAGATAACGGGTGGATCCATTCAAGTGCGTTATGCGTTCTCGCATGAGAAAATTCAATTATTGAATGGTGATCAAGTAGACTTGACTCCAGAAATGCTTTTAATAACGGATGAGCATAAACCACTTGCACTAGCCGGCATCATGGGTGGTTTGGAGAGTGGTGTGACGTATGGCACCACGGATATTTTCTTAGAAAGTGCATTCTTTAATCCGACTGTAATCAGTGGTAAATCGTTTCATCTAGGCTTTAGTTCAGATTCAGCTTATCGTTTTGAACGTGGGGTAGACTTTGCAACTACAAGAAACGCACTTGAACGTGCTTCATATCTAATTCATAGCATCTGTGGTGGTCAAACAGGCACGGTAATCGAAATAAAGAATGAATTACCTCAGCGATCTTCAGTTGATGTGCGTATGGAACGAATAAAACGGATATTGGGTATTGATCTCAATAGGGAGCAAATCGGTAATTATTTTAGGCGATTAGGATTTAAATTCTCTGAAAAAGATAAATGTTTTAGTGTGATACCGCCCACTTATCGTTTTGATTTAATGATAGAAGAAGATTTTGTTGAGGAATTGGCGCGCATTTATGGCTATGATCACATTCCCACTTATTATCCGTATGCCAGTATGGCGATGGTACCGGCACTTGAAACACAACATACCACAACTGAAATTAAACAAACATTAATAAATCTTGATTATCAAGAAGTTATTAATTATTCTTTCGTAGATGCTGGTTGGGAAGCTGATTTAGTAGATAATCATAAGCCAATCACGTTGCTGAATCCGATTTCAAATCAGATGAATGTAATGCGCAGTACGTTGATAGGTGGGCTCATTGCCAATTTACAGTTTAATTTAAATCGTAAGCAAGTTAGGGTGCGTTTGTTTGAAGTTGGCTGTTGTTTTTTACGCGAGAATGTGAGTGATTGTAAGCAAATAGAAAAAATTTCTGGACTTAGCTATGGAGATTTTTCATCTGAACAATGGGGAATAGCAGCAAGAAATGTGGATTTCTATGATGTTAAAGCCGATGTGGAGGTTCTGTGCCGGGGTAAATCAGTTGAGTTTAAAAGATTTTCTCATCCAGCATTACACCCTGGAAAGTCGGCAGAAATTTACTTCGAAGATCGAATTATTGGATGGATTGGTGAATTGCACCCACGTTGGCAGACGAAATACAGTTTGCAAAAAAATACGATATTGTTTGAGCTTAATTTACACAGTTTGAAGCCAAGACCTCTGCCGCTTATTAAGGAAATTTCTAAATTTCCACCTGTAAGACGAGATATTGCAATTATTGTTGATAATGATATTAGTGCATATTCATTACTATCCAGTATGCAGGCAGTGAAATCAACAATTATATCGGATATATCATTATTTGATATTTATCGCGGTAACGGTATGGAAAGTAACAAAAAAAGTCTTGCATTCCGTGTATTGTTGCAAGATACTGAGAAAACACTGACGGATGAGCAAGTAGAATCTACAGTAACAAGTCTAATATCAATATTGAAAAATCAGTTTGGCGCCGAATTGCGTAATTGA